One Pseudoalteromonas undina genomic region harbors:
- a CDS encoding cation:proton antiporter, which yields MEYLVIAFIGALFLIYSITLRQLEKTEITGPMFFVIGGILLALIAPNESENFKNGLRFLLPFIELTLSIFLFTDAAKSKLGVLRHSFQYPSLLLFVALPLTLLLGIVTALFLFAELSLIQAALIAIILTPTDAALSKGLLSNTKVPEKIREGINTESGLNDGLCVPIFLIFILLAKNPESAITATQTLSVFGRELGVALLIAFASIAVFIPCLNFAMKRHYFAQNTSPFLLLGFAMAVFSLTQYFHGSGFIAVFVAGLLFDKYASTKINKELIEDSEHIADFSSLMIWCLFGFVCAYLVIPKLNTEIIIYALLSTTLIRIIPVMLSLQFTSLKIKERLTFAWFGPRGLASIVFTLMVIDTQIENKFQIATIAMTTILFSVFIHGISTKPIADSFAKKTK from the coding sequence ATGGAATACTTAGTTATTGCTTTTATTGGTGCATTATTTTTAATTTACTCTATAACACTACGCCAATTAGAAAAAACAGAAATTACTGGGCCGATGTTTTTTGTTATAGGGGGGATACTGCTAGCATTGATAGCTCCGAATGAAAGTGAAAATTTTAAAAATGGCTTACGGTTTTTATTGCCCTTTATAGAATTAACGCTCAGTATCTTTTTATTTACCGATGCAGCAAAGTCAAAATTAGGAGTATTAAGGCATAGTTTTCAATATCCTAGTTTACTTTTATTTGTTGCCTTACCATTAACTTTATTACTCGGGATTGTAACCGCGTTATTTTTATTTGCTGAGCTTTCATTAATTCAAGCAGCACTTATCGCAATTATATTAACCCCAACCGATGCGGCGTTAAGTAAGGGATTATTAAGCAATACAAAAGTTCCTGAAAAAATACGCGAAGGTATTAATACAGAAAGCGGTTTAAACGATGGCTTATGTGTGCCTATATTTTTAATATTTATTCTGCTCGCAAAAAATCCTGAATCTGCAATTACTGCAACGCAAACGTTAAGTGTGTTTGGTAGAGAATTGGGAGTTGCATTATTAATTGCATTTGCAAGTATTGCTGTTTTTATTCCGTGTTTAAACTTTGCAATGAAGCGACATTACTTTGCCCAAAACACTAGCCCGTTTTTACTATTGGGTTTTGCTATGGCTGTATTTTCACTTACGCAATATTTTCATGGCAGTGGATTTATTGCCGTATTTGTAGCGGGGCTTTTATTTGATAAATACGCGAGCACCAAAATAAACAAAGAGCTGATTGAAGACTCAGAGCATATAGCTGACTTTTCCTCTTTAATGATTTGGTGTTTATTCGGTTTTGTTTGTGCTTATTTAGTGATCCCGAAATTAAATACTGAAATAATAATTTATGCGCTACTTAGTACAACACTGATCAGAATAATTCCTGTTATGTTGTCACTGCAATTTACGTCATTAAAAATAAAAGAGCGTTTAACGTTTGCTTGGTTTGGGCCGCGAGGATTGGCTTCGATTGTTTTTACTTTAATGGTCATTGATACACAAATAGAAAATAAATTTCAAATTGCGACCATTGCTATGACCACAATTTTATTTAGTGTATTTATTCATGGTATTAGTACAAAACCGATTGCAGACAGTTTTGCTAAAAAAACTAAATAA